ATGTATGTTACTTTCTGCAATCTATTTAGAAAACATCTGCAAGAAGTAAACACGGGTCATACATTGACACCTCGAAGTGGAATGTACAAAATCTGCCTTCACAATACATACTAAAAATTGACAAACTCTTTCTGATTTTACTAGAAGTGGATAAAACATAGAATTCATTGATTAAGCAATAGCAGTTCTTTTTGCATCTTGATCATATGCATATGGAGGAATATCTTTCAACGCAAATGCTTATATATATTATTCATAGATCTAAAAACAAACAGAAAGTACTTAAGAAACCACGTCACCAAATCACCAAACTATGAGCTAGTCTAAGAAAGAAAAGTAGAAAATTTGGATATTGCAAGTACACGAAAGGCTGCATCAAAAAAGCCCCGAACTATGACACCTATTCAGAAGTATTTAATGTCTCCCCAGGCCAATCTTCATCATCGTCCGTAAGCCAGTCTTCATCGCCCATTTCCTCTTCCGAGTACACAATCTTGTCATTCAATGCGCCCAGAGACTCGTGCTTGACATTCCAGATGACTTTGGCTTTGATCTCGCATTTTGTTCCAAGCAAAATTTTATGGACCGTGCCTTTTAGACTAGCGTCAAACTCTAAAGTACTTGCAATTATCTCATCGTCACAAGAAAGATTGATGTCTAAAAAGAGTTTACATTTCAACGGCAGAACTACAATGGATCTGGACAACGGAATTCGCTCTCCAGATTGCACTTTTATAGCACGACCAGTGTTTTCCATGAATAGGGAACTTGAAAACTCAGGTTTCGTACTATTGCATGGACGAGCAGTAACAACTCCGCCGACAGAAACAGCAGAGGTGTCCATAGTAAACAAGCTAAGATCAATAAAGGCTTCCGTAGCATAGTAGAACATTCCAAGAAAAATTATTATCTCTGCACGGCCATCTttagatttaaatcttttttataaaaatacacaTTCGTTAGTACCCGGGTACGGTGCCCAATCAATACGTTTGGAGCCCTTGAAAGCACCACAAAAAAGATCAAGTTGAATGACAAGCATTCCACTAGCGCACGAGATGGGTGCTAGACTAGGACCGGTGAGAGTAAGTTGATCACCGCGTTTAATTGATGGTTTGCTAAAATCTGCATTGTCTACATTGTATATGTAATGATGATATTCATGATTCCTAACTTTGATGGAGCCAAGCTGCTTGTCTGGCGTTACATCCTCGCTGCCCAAGTAGACAACTTTGAACACCTCTGCTCTGAAGCGTCCCAGTGTCTTGTAAGCCGTCAAAAAACGTTGCTGTTCTGCGGCCATTAGCTTGGTGTCTTGAGACAAAACTAAAAAATCGGAATTTTGGAACTAGGTTTACAAAACAGAATTGCACTAGACcgtctatatatatataggtcTAGGTAAACTCAGATCCTAACACGGATAGGTTAAAAAAACCTTTAATAATaccattttttataatatttattattttattaatctAGTAATATTTGTATTATTCATATATTTAATTTTGTTGCAGAGATGTATTCAAtttaaattacaaaaattatgATGTTCTAATTTTGTCAACTAATAACAATTTATTGATCAGAACTTTGATTCAAGTAAAGTGTCTAAGGTGAAAAAAATAACTCAACAGAAAGTAAAGAAAGAAAAGTAGAGACAGAAGGGGAAATTAGGCTTTTAATTCATTCTTGATAATGTTACTCCAAAATCATGATACTGGTTATATAGGACAACCCCACCTACACAAGTGGTCCTATCATTTCCAAAAACATTTACTGCAGTACAATTCTATTACTAGTAACACTTGGACTACCACTAGACAAAATGGACAGCTGGGTTAACAAATTTATTTTATGACAACTCCCTCACTCTTAGAACACCCTTGTCCTCGAGGGTCAAACTCTGGGAACTTGCTCTTCAAGGTACTCCAGTCTTCCCATGTAGCTTCTGCCTCATTTCCATTTTGCCACTGCACTAATACTTTAACAGCTGGGACATTGCCCTTTTTGACCAACCTTCTTTCCAGCACCTTCATTGGCTTTAGTTCTAGTTCACCTTCCTCAGTTAGCCCTGGTAATGTAGTATGCACTGTCTTTTTCTTGCCAATTCTGAGCTTGAGTTGTGAAACATGGAAGACATTGTGTATCTTTGCCTCCTGAGGTAGATTAATTTGATAGGCCACCTTGCCAATTCTCTTAGTCACAGAGTAAGGGCCATAATATTTAGCTAACAATTTTTGTTTTCTCCTAGCATTCACAGTCATTTGCCTATATGGTTGCAtccttaaaattattttatctccCACCTTGAACTCTGTCACTTTTTTACTATCTGCATAAATCTTCATTCTTTCTTGGGCCTTGAGGAGATTTTCCTTTAACAGTTGTTGCACCTGTATTCTATCCCTGACAAACTGTATAACAGTAGAATCCTCACATCTTGCAGACTGGTAGCTTATATAGGGAGGTGGCTGCCCGTACAATGCTTCAAAAGGTGACATCCCAGCAAAAGTATGGTAGGTAGTGTTATACATTCTGCCATTGGAAACCATTCAGCCCACCTTGATGGTTTATGTCCTGTCATGCATCTCAAATACATTTCAATGCATTGATTCATCCTCTCTGTCTGGCCATCAGATTGAGGGTGATAAGCAGTGCTTAATATGGTGGTAGCACCCATGCATTTAAGTAGCTCTTGCCAGAATGAGCTTACAAATATGGGATCCCTGTCAGAAATAATTGCTATGGGGGTGCCATATAGTTTGATGACCTGATTTAGTACTTCTTGAGCTACCTTATGAGCGGAATAAGGATGAGTCAATGGAATTAAGTGACAGTATTTGGTGAGTTTGTCTACTACAACCAAAATAGAGTCCCTTCCCATTGATTTAGGCAAACCTTCAATGGAGTCCATTGACAAGACTTCCCATGCTCTTTCTGGAATAGCAATTGGCTGTAGTAAACCTGGACTAGGAACATGCTCAGACTTACTTCTTTGGCAGGTATCACACTCCTTAATGAAGGCAGTAATGTCTTTTCTTAGAGTTGGCCAGTAGAAGAGAGATTCAGCTCTTTTAATGCTTGCTGCTATGCCAGAATGGCCTCCTTCTGATCCACCATGTATAGTCTCACAGATTCTATTCCTTGCTTGCCCTTGTGATCCTACATGATACTTACCATACCATCCAATTTCTCCATTTACAGCTGAATAACCATCTCCATCTGTGCCAGAAATCGTCAGTTTAACAATAATATCATGTGCTTCTGTATCTCCAACCATACTGTTCATTAACTCCTCCTTCCATAGTGGTCTCATGACCGTTATTGCTGCACATCCACCCCCATCTTCTTGAATTCTGGACAAGGCATCAGCAGCAAGATTCTCTTTTCCCTTTTTATACATTACTGAATAATCAAATCCCAAGAGTTTGGACACCCATTTTTGTTGGAGACTAGTAGATATCTTCTGCAAAATAATGTATTTAATAGCCTCATGATCTGTCTTGATGATGAAATGCTGGACCAACAGGTAAGATCTCCACTTCTGAATTGCCATAATGACAGCAAGCATCTCCTTCTCGTAGGTAGACATTCCCAGATGTCTTGGACTTAATGCCTTACTTAGGTATGTAATTGGCATGTTTTCTTGCATTAAAACAACACCAATTCCTCCATTACATGCATCAGTTTCCACTATGAATTGTTTTTGGAAATCTGGCAGTGCTAAGACAGGGGTTGAACTCATCATTTTCTTTAAATTTTTAAAAGCCCTTTCAACTTCTGCATTCCAGTTAAATGCACCTTTCTTCAACAGTTGTGTCAAGGGTTTACTCACAACTCCATACCCCTTAACAAACCTCCTATAATAGCCGGTCAAGCCCAGAAATCCCCTTAATGCCTTGACAGTAGTAGGTCTGGGCCAATCAGTCATTGCCTGGATTTTTTCTTGATATGCACTCACTCCTTATCCAGAAATAATATGTCCAAGATACTCTACTTTACAGCAGCTGAATGAGCATTTACTCTTCTTAATAAACAGCTGATGGGACCTCAATATTTCAAGCACTGTTTTCAGATGCTGCAGATGCTCCTCCTCACTTTTGCTGTAAACTGTTATTCCCAAGAAATTAACAATGagatttgtagaagggggttaaatgtaaatctcaaaaatttttcaagttttgagcagtttcaaaggctacgtgttttgatgaacaagtgtgtgtgaattgctttgagctggtgcagacagatgtatattcaaacacaaatgtaaagaacacaaaagacttaaaaacttttctggtggatttgttgttccatcagagatgtgttatttcagaaaatctgtgattcaagaaattgatcacagttgcttcctaatacaaactagatgatttgctctcaatgtttttctaaacagctctgaaaaattcacactctaattactagctgcaacttggtttatatatcaccaagtttacaagtgaagacaaaagtacaaaatacaattgaaaagatttttcacatgtttcttcttcatttctctatccaatgcaatctaggataatctgtgaatatttgaatacttccttgtttgcaccagaatggaaatgctgcattttcttgattcctccaagaggctgccatattccaattgtctctgtcaaccaatgtgcctctgtcagcttataaattgtcactgtcaactgctattgaacttagcatccgttgaagctttcatccgttgatggctttatccgttgatgcattagcagttgaagctttatccgttgatgcactcatccgttgatggatgttatccgttgaagctttagagacatccgttgaagttttgtttcttatccgttgaaggcctttaactTATCatttgatactacttcacttatacaaaattacaaggcatgaaatatttacaattagccctcctatttgcatatccactagtagtcaacatgacttataatttcccacaacatctaagaattataacttgaatacagaaactgaaatgtgctacaatactaaacttatttctaagtaaagctactccatcaacggatagccagaatggtcttatccgttgaggctacagacactggattcctacttaagtgttttgtttaacttatcatcaaactaatacacatattcctaacaatctcccctatttatgtctactagaattgtaggcataaatttggttttaacttgatgataacaaaacacttaacaaatatatgaattgaaatcaagtagaaattcaaaagggctgcaaaagtgtatgtactgagatagaattgaaggattacattgtttccaaggatgctcctttaggctgagcagattattttcttttcctttgatcccttgttttcttccctagcctcctgtcattttcctctacttggagttggagttgtctgtagaattcagcttcatcttcttcactgatgtccaacttagattgcatgtccttgagagtttcattactggcaattttaagctggtcttcaagtctgaaaaatcttctgactcctttattgtctctgaactccatcagccaataaggtgatttatgaattgtaattccatgctcagggatgagtaatgttctaggcaaggaattgggctcccaccaagttttccttatgctggcaatcttgttgagaatctcagttttggcagtcctggtaaagccagaatcccttttgatagctgagtagactctaaccaaggtagaatagccttcattcagaattctgtaaaggggccaagtcctttccctatttcctttgtatttgaacactaatctttctggtagctgtctgtaggcatctattccccttacttcctccagctcatccaggtagagttcaatatctatctgttcctttatgtcacaaatgtgaacataatcatcctttgaggcttgtggcttaggcttaggtttctgagtgaattttcttgaggttaggggaggtgttgatttggtttttcttttctgtttctttggtggtggagaagtagttaagaaggtgggcaatttgatggtgtcccaatcaatgggttcctccttaggaatgattgtttcaccatggatatttatatagggattaggcacaatgggttcaggaatagaaggtagtggtttggattttgattggattTCCTCAGTGTtatctacaatcttcctttttgcatttgCCTTTCTTCTGTTCCCTTtttgccattcctttctttcctcacttctttcttccatatccTCACTAAACATGTtccccataccttcatcttcacccttgtcttcaatttcttttttttcttcaatttgacttgactttagctgtttttcaagctttgtttgtgctcttttgtcagcccttagcttttcagcttcttccttcagccttttggtctcttccctcttggctttagagaatttgggatgtccttgcaccacacagatactctttccctctctataaatgatagccatattcattctttccactacatcattggtctctttgtgctttatgatgctgccacccaaaactttgtctccatcaggctttggaagaggaaagtccacttctttcaatTGAGCAAAGTTAAggggattctttgtagagtccttgttaagtctagtgttgggcttgatACCACAGGCTTGAAGTTCTTGaaggaagtttctccaaccttattcctcc
The sequence above is drawn from the Apium graveolens cultivar Ventura chromosome 2, ASM990537v1, whole genome shotgun sequence genome and encodes:
- the LOC141692438 gene encoding uncharacterized protein LOC141692438 codes for the protein MAAEQQRFLTAYKTLGRFRAEVFKVVYLGSEDVTPDKQLGSIKVRNHEYHHYIYNVDNADFSKPSIKRGDQLTLTGPSLAPISCASGMLVIQLDLFCGAFKGSKRIDWAPYPDGRAEIIIFLGMFYYATEAFIDLSLFTMDTSAVSVGGVVTARPCNSTKPEFSSSLFMENTGRAIKVQSGERIPLSRSIVVLPLKCKLFLDINLSCDDEIIASTLEFDASLKGTVHKILLGTKCEIKAKVIWNVKHESLGALNDKIVYSEEEMGDEDWLTDDDEDWPGETLNTSE